The Vitis vinifera cultivar Pinot Noir 40024 chromosome 12, ASM3070453v1 genome has a segment encoding these proteins:
- the LOC100255102 gene encoding fimbrin-5, with translation MSGYVGVIVSDPWLQSQFTQVELRGLKSKFLSARNQSGQLTVEDLLPVMVKLKDLGKILTEVEIRAILGESYSNMNDELDFESFLRVYLNLQARATAKLGGTRHSSSFLKATTTTLLHTISESERASYVAHINNYLGEDPFLKKYLPLDPATNDLFDLAKDGVLLCKLINVAVPGTIDERAINTKQILNPWERNENHTLCLNSAKAIGCTVVNIGTQDLVEGRHHLVVGLISQIIKIQLLADLNLKKTPELVELVDDSKEVEELIGLAPEKLLLKWMNFHLKKAGYEKPVTNFSSDLKDGEAYAYLLNALAPEHCNTSTLDTKDPNERAKMIIEHAEKLDCKQYVTPKDIVEGSTNLNLAFVAQIFHHRNGLSADSSKMSFAEMMTDDAQTSREERCFRLWINSHGIGTYCNNLFEDVRNGWVLLEILDKISPGSVHWKQASKPPIKMPFRKVENCNQIIRIGKQLKFSLVNVAGNDFVQGNKKLILAFLWQLMRFSMIQLLKNLRSHSQGKEITDAVILNWANNKVKRAGRTSQMESFKDKNLSNGIFFLELLSAVEPRVVNWNLITKGESDEDKKLNATYIISVARKLGCSLFLLPEDIMEVNQKMILTLTASIMYWSLQQPGSELELESILNEENKTPDASPELDGEGETALAAEESNLTIDAAASDSALSPHVGSGEPASQDEKEELTPGDKKEEPTPGDKKEEPTPGDEKEEPTPGAEKEETPDGE, from the exons ATGTCTGGTTACGTGGGTGTTATTGTTTCTGATCCATGGCTCCAAAGCCAGTTCACCCAAGTGGAGCTCCGTGGCCTCAAATCTAAA TTTCTCTCCGCAAGGAATCAATCAGGTCAACTAACGGTTGAAGATTTGCTGCCAGTCATGGTTAAGTTAAAGGATTTAGGTAAAATTCTTACTGAGGTGGAGATCAGGGCTATATTGGGAGAGTCCTATTCTAACATGAACGATGAACTTGACTTCGAATCCTTCCTTCGG GTATACCTGAATTTACAAGCACGAGCTACTGCAAAACTGGGGGGTACGAGACATTCATCTTCATTCCTCAAGGCCACAACAACCACCCTTCTCCACACTATTAGCGAATCAGAGAGGGCCTCGTATGTTGCTCATATCAACAATTACTTGGGAGAAGATCCATTCTTGAAGAAATATCTTCCATTAGATCCTGCTACAAATGATTTATTTGATCTTGCAAAAGATGGAGTTCTTCTCTG TAAGCTTATCAATGTAGCTGTTCCCGGGACAATAGATGAACGAGCCATTAATACTAAACAGATCCTTAACCCTTGGGAGAGAAATGAGAACCATACTCTTTGCCTCAACTCTGCAAAGGCTATTGGATGCACTGTAGTTAATATTGGTACACAAGACTTGGTAGAAGGAAGA CACCATCTGGTGGTTGGATTGATTTCTCAAATAATCAAG ATCCAACTGTTAGCCGATCTTAACTTGAAGAAGACTCCTGAACTTGTTGAATTGGTGGATGACAGCAAG GAAGTGGAGGAGCTTATTGGTTTAGCCCCAGAAAAGCTTTTGCTTAAATGGATGAATTTTCATCTGAAGAAAGCAGGCTATGAGAAACCTGTTACAAATTTTTCTTCTGATCTGAAG GATGGGGAGGCTTATGCTTACCTGCTTAATGCTCTTGCACCAGAACACTGTAACACCTCCACACTGGATACTAAGGATCCTAATGAAAGAGCAAAAATGATCATTGAACATGCAGAGAAATTGGATTGCAAACAATATGTCACTCCAAAGGACATTGTTGAGGGCTCAACAAATCTAAATCTTGCATTTGTTGCACAGATATTCCATCACAG AAATGGCCTGTCTGCAGACAGCAGTAAGATGTCCTTCGCTGAGATGATGACAGATGATGCACAAACTTCAAGGGAAGAGAGATGCTTTCGACTATGGATTAACAGTCATGGTATTGGTACATATTGCAATAATCTGTTTGAGGATGTCAGAAATGG GTGGGTTCTTTTGGAAATTCTTGACAAAATTTCTCCAGGATCAGTTCACTGGAAGCAAGCATCAAAGCCTCCTATTAAGATGCCATTTAGAAAAGTTGAGAATTGCAACCAAATTATAAGGATTGGGAAACAATTAAAATTCTCCCTTGTCAATGTAGCTGGAAATGATTTTGTGCAAGGAAATAAGAAGCTCATATTAG CTTTCCTGTGGCAGCTGATGAGGTTTTCTATGATCCAACTACTGAAAAACTTGAGATCTCACTCCCAAGGAAAGGAGATAACAGATGCTGTCATTCTAAATTGGGCAAACAACAAAGTAAAGAGAGCAGGCAGGACTTCTCAAATGGAAAGCTTTAAG GACAAGAACCTTTCGAATGGGATTTTCTTCCTTGAGCTTCTTAGTGCTGTGGAGCCAAGGGTTGTCAACTGGAACCTTATTACAAAGGGTGAAAGTG ATGAGGACAAGAAGTTGAATGCAACATATATAATTAGTGTTGCGCGAAAGCTTGGGTGTTCTCTTTTCTTGCTGCCTGAAGACATCATGGAG GTTAACCAGAAGATGATCCTCACCTTAACGGCAAGCATCATGTACTGGAGCCTGCAGCAACCAGGCAGTGAATTAGAGTTAGAGTCGATCCtgaatgaagaaaacaaaactcCTGATGCTTCTCCAGAACTGGATGGGGAGGGTGAAACTGCTCTGGCTGCTGAGGAGTCCAATTTGACCATTGATGCTGCTGCTTCAGATTCTGCTCTCTCCCCACATGTAGGAAGTGGGGAACCTGCTTCACAGGATGAAAAAGAGGAACTAACTCCTGGGGACAAAAAAGAGGAACCGACTCCTGGGGACAAAAAAGAGGAACCAACTCCTGGGGATGAAAAAGAGGAACCAACTCCTGGGGCTGAAAAAGAGGAAACACCTGATGGAGAATGA
- the LOC100260193 gene encoding BTB/POZ domain-containing protein At2g04740 yields MSTPRPSWTIDPDLDTIDLEPEDFAASLPIKKVPAGDVFEASRAGDVDRLRYLLESGVNVNARDQWDSVALYYACLAGHLDAARMLLESGAICSEHTFDGDRCHYAALNLKVRKLLKAFEARPPPLGPLQGALRETFLGCAANRIYSEELEGQFQNSGLSSNGGLNRDHFPPDVAFYVQGRPIEAHRIILSARSPFFKRKFESDWKDRTEVRFSREKLSYPALYSLIHFFYSDRLDIAVDDMEDLVRICKVCKCDALQRVLEKELIHQKYAEYKALRDVDNSQKRFILQGLSLPEEDRLPAALHRILQISLAKSNQEHNLENGVSKLVSCVGAMKMGGSDDLADVCIKVDKKVFRCHQVVLAARSEYFKARLSRMKDFLEGINGLPNYTLPCLEEHDLSMEAFEKMIEYMYTDGLKDMDPDQAEELFDAASRYLLFPLKRAVADALMPHLETVPPAELCHWLILSDMYGVLKIREYCLDVIACNFETFADTPEFRAMLLTLPPPSGDSSLRTTVPSAPGAGMNTDQGNLLDDLREKWLEAEAAELDKRDESALQFDKRLEMLVVVAEQENSATH; encoded by the exons ATGTCCACGCCTCGCCCATCCTGGACCATCGACCCGGATCTCGACACCATCGACCTTGAACCCGAAGACTTTGCCGCCTCTCTTCCCATCAAGAAAGTCCCAGCGGGCGACGTCTTCGAGGCCTCCCGTGCCGGCGACGTCGATAGGCTCCGGTACCTGCTGGAGTCGGGGGTGAATGTGAACGCGCGGGACCAATGGGACTCGGTGGCGCTCTACTACGCCTGCCTCGCCGGCCATCTCGATGCTGCGCGAATGCTACTCGAGAGCGGCGCGATATGCTCGGAGCATACCTTTGATGGCGATCGCTGCCACTACGCAGCGCTAAATTTGAAGGTTCGAAAGCTGTTGAAGGCCTTCGAGGCGCGGCCTCCGCCTTTGGGGCCGTTACAGGGGGCGCTGAGAGAGACTTTCTTAGGGTGCGCCGCAAATCGGATTTACAGTGAAGAATTGGAGGGGCAATTTCAAAATTCAG GCCTTTCATCCAATGGGGGACTCAATAGGGATCACTTTCCTCCAGATGTGGCATTTTATGTCCAAGGAAGACCTATTGAAGCTCACAGGATCATCCTAAGTGCTCGGTCACcattctttaaaagaaaatttgagagtGATTGGAAAGATCGAACAGAAGTAAGATTCTCAAGGGAAAAATTGTCTTATCCTGCTCTATACAGCCTTATCCACTTCTTTTATTCTGATAGATTAGATATTGCAGTAGATGACATGGAAGATCTTGTGAGAATCTGCAAGGTTTGCAAATGTGACGCATTACAAAGGGTCCTAGAGAAAGAATTAATTCACCAAAAATATGCAGAGTACAAAGCACTGAGAGATGTAGACAACTCTCAGAAACGATTTATCTTACAGGGTCTTTCCCTTCCTGAGGAAGACCGGCTTCCTGCTGCCTTGCATCGTATCCTTCAAATATCCCTTGCCAAGTCCAACCAGGAACATAACCTAGAGAATGGTGTTAGTAAATTAGTATCTTGTGTTGGTGCAATGAAAATGGGTGGTTCTGATGATCTTGCAGATGTTTGTATAAAAGTTGACAAAAAGGTCTTTCGTTGCCACCAAGTGGTTTTAGCAGCAAGATCAGAGTACTTTAAAGCAAGGCTATCCCGTATGAAGGATTTTCTTGAAGGAATAAATGGGTTGCCAAATTATACTCTTCCATGTCTTGAAGAACATGACTTGAGCATGGAGGCATTTGAGAAAATGATTGAGTATAT GTATACTGATGGTTTGAAGGATATGGACCCTGATCAG GCAGAAGAATTGTTTGATGCTGCTTCAAGGTATTTGTTGTTTCCTCTTAAGCGTGCTGTTGCTGATGCGCTGATGCCACATCTGGAAACGGTTCCACCAGCAGAGTTATGCCATTGGCTCATATTATCAGACAT GTATGGGGTTCTGAAGATAAGGGAATATTGCCTGGATGTGATAGCATGTAACTTTGAGACATTTGCTGATACTCCAGAGTTCAGAGCAATGCTCTTGACCCTTCCACCTCCATCAGGAGATTCCTCGCTACGTACCACTGTTCCAAGTGCTCCAGGAGCTGGGATGAATACAGACCAAGGAAATCTTCTTGATGATTTGCGAGAGAAATGGCTTGAGGCTGAAGCTGCTGAGCTTGATAAGAGAGATGAAAGTGCATTGCAATTTGATAAGCGCCTAGAGATGCTTGTGGTTGTAGCAGAACAAGAAAATTCTGCTACTCACTGA